GTTCCCAAACAGTATGTGCCGGCTGTGGAAAAAGGAGTACGCGAGGCAATGGAGGATGGAATCCTGGCCGGTTACCCGGTGACCGGGGTAAAAGCAGTCCTCTACGACGGTTCCTACCACCCGGTTGATTCTTCGGAAATGGCCTTCAAGATTGCCGGTTCGATGGCTTTTAAGAAAGGCGCCGCCCAGGCGAAACCGGCTTTACTCGAACCGATATTGGAAGTTGAAGTAATAGTGCCGGAAAGCTATATGGGTGATATAATCGGTGATTTCAATACAAAACGGGGCCGCATCCTTGGCATGGAGCCCTCAGAAAACAAAAGGACCAAAGTAAAGGCTCTTGTGCCGATGTCCGAGATGTTACGCTACGCAATCGATTTAAAGTCAATGACCCAGGGGCGCGGTTCTTTTTCTTCTGCCTTCAGCAGCTATGAAGAAGTCCCGCTCAGGCTTGCCGAGGAAGTAATCAAAAAAGCAAAGGCTGCGCAGGAGGCGGAAAAGTAAGCTGTCCAGAGTTGCTTAACTGCCAGGGTGCGGTTAGGGGAATATCCGAAAAGGGCATACTATCCGGTAAAAAAGGCCTTTGGAGGATGTCAAGTTGAAAAAACTCCCCCGTCTTTATCACATCAAGCCGCGCCAGGACAGCCGCAATCCGGTTGCCAGCACGCTTGACTTTTTTGTGGGAATCTTGCTTTTCTGGCTGTTTGTCCTGTCGGTTTTATTAATTTTCCTGCCGGTGTATACGGCTCTTTGCTGCTCTTTGCTGGCGGCGTCGGCTATGTGTCTGGCAGGCGTCCGTTATCAAAAATGGCGAAAAAGCAAGCGCCGGCTGCATAACAGGATGTGGCTTGCCGGGGAGAAGTACCGCAGCGAGATTGACAGCCTGAAAACGCGCGATGACCTGATTATGTTTGTGGGGCTGCTTCTGGAAAGGTCCGGCCAGTTTGAGGATGTCCGGGTAGCCCCGAAAGATTCTGTGCCGATTCTGTCCGTGTACAGGGGCGCCAGAGTCGGAATTCAGTGCCTGCCGCCTTCTTTGCCGGGCGTTGCGGCCGATCCCGGCTACTGCGCTGAAATTATTCAGCAGCTTGGCGAAGATTTGGAAAAGGGACGGTATGAAAAGGCGTTTATTGCCGCCGCAGGGGAACTCCACCCCCGTGTAAGATGGCTGATCAAGATGCTCGGCGGGAATTACCCGGTGGCGCTGCTGCCCAAGGAGAAGCTTGTCGAACTGGCTATCCGGGCAGAAAGACTGTCAGCCGGGGAAGAGGCTCCCGAAAGCGGCGTAAAGGGTAAAAAGCAGGAAAGTGTTTTAAATGGGCCGGAGCCGGGGATTAAGGAAATTGTCCTTGCCCGGAAAAAGGGCCTCAGGTATCTGGCAGCGTTTTTTATGCTGGCCGCTTTTTACCTGCTTGCTCATCTTACCGGCTTTGCCGCCGGAATTTGCCTGGCCTTTATCATTATCAACGGTGTTTTGGCTGTCGCCTGCCTGATTGCCAACCGTGAAAGAAGAGGCGCTTTCAGGCTGGAATAAGCCGTTAAGGTGGGATTTGATCTGTCAAGTGAAAAAGTACTAAGCTCGGATTTGGTTTACAAGGGCAAAATAATCAATTTGAAAGTAGATCGCGTGGAGCTTTCCGAAGGCCGCTCCGCTGTCCGGGAGGTTGTTGAACACGACGGCGCGGTGGCGGTTGTCGCCGTAGACTCCGCTGAAAACGTCCTGCTGGTCAGGCAGTACCGTTACCCTGCCGGAAAAGAACTTCTTGAAATTCCCGCCGGGATGGTTGAACAGGACGAAGACCCGCTTTCCGGCGCGAAAAGGGAACTGGCCGAGGAAACAGGGGCCAGGGCTTCCTCCTGGCAGTACCTGTTTGGATTTTATTCATCGCCCGGTTTTTGCGACGAATACCTGCGCGTTTACCTGGCCAGGGAACTTGAGTTTGCTTCCCAGGACCTGGATGAGGATGAATCTATAGAGCTGGTTAAGATTCCTTTGGGCAGGGTCCCGGAAGAAATTGAGCGGGGCGCTATCCAGGACGCAAAATCAATCGCCGGTTTGCTGGGCGCATTCCGGCTGTTGAGTAAAAGTACCGGCTGATCAATTATAAGTTAAAGTATTTGGCCGCCGGTTCAAAAACAATCCGGTTGTTTCTAAGCGAGGCGGTTGCAGGGCCCCTGTAATTCCCTCCACTTTGCAGGCCGCCGATTCCGGCTATGCTCAGGTGGGCAGGATTAAGCAAAAACGCCGTTATGGTCGATTTATCACGACCGGGCAGGCCGGCGTTGACGCTGCCGAGGCACCTTCCAAAGATAACGATACTGCCGCCGGAGTATAAACGTGCGCCGGGATTTACATCACCGACAATGATCAGGTTATTTATTGCTTCTATTTCCTGGCCGGAGCGGATGGTGGCAAAGATTAACCGGGCCGGTTCATCGGTATCGTCTGTTATTTCTTCGGCAACGGAGGCAGACGGAAAAACGGGCAAATGTATTTCTTTATTCGGCACAAGCCCGTACTGCAGGCAGATGTCTTCCAGTTCGGAATACTGTGGGTTGTCCGGGGAACTGCTCGGATAGTGAAAGGTAAACCTGGCTCCCTTGAAGAAGCCTTTTGAGGAGATAAATTTTTTCTCTAGATCATCTTTCAACTCTTCAAGATTGCTGGCCGGATCAAGAAGGATGACCAGGCCGCCACGGGTTCCTTTTATAGTGACTAATTCTTTAATCATCATGCAGCCCGCCTTTCCAGAATAACCCACTTTTTTTATATTCGATTTGATTTTTCATATTCCTGCCGTTGTCTTAAAAAGATTGTCTCAGAATGCAAAGCTTTGTATAAAAATGTAACCTTTGCGGCAACTTTAAAAGGCAACTTATTATCGGAGGGAGGAAAGCAGCTTGCCGGAATGGAGAAAGGATCCGATTGTCGACCGGTGGGTGGTTATTTCCACGGAAAGAAGTAAACGTCCGTCAAACTTTAAGGTGACGGAAGAGAAGATAAAAGGGCAGGTATGTTCTTTATGCCCCGGCCGTGAGCAGGAAACACCGCCCGAGGTGATGTCTTTCCGCAAGCAGGGTACGCAGCGCGACAACCCGGGCTGGTGGGTCAGGGTGGTCCCGAACAAGTTCCCGGCTGTCAGCGCCGAGGCCGCGCCGGAAGTTTACAGTAAAGGGATCTACGCCGCAATGGACGGGCTGGGCGCCCATGAAGTTGTAATCGAGTCGCCGGATCACATTGACAATCTGGATGTCGAGGACGACCACCAGATAGAAGAGATCCTCTGGGCGTGGAGAGACCGCCTGCTGGCCCTGCGGCAGGACAAACGGATGAAATATATCCAGGTCTTTAAGAATTTCGGCGAGACTGCCGGAGCGTCCCTGGAGCATACCCATTCCCAGATTGTTGCTATCCCCATGGTTCCGCATGATATAAGCCTGGAGATGGATGGAGCAAAAAAGTATACGGAAGATACGGGGAGATGCATTTTTTGCGACATGGTGGCCAGCGAAATACAGCAGTGTGAACGTATGGTTATGCAGGGGGAAAGGTTTGTCATCCTGGCGCCCTTTGCTTCGCGCTTTCCGTTTGAAACATGGATATTGCCCGTTAAGCACCAGCACGATTTTGCCGGCATCACCAAGGAAGAAGCCGTTGAGCTTTCTTCAATGCTGCGCTCTCTTTTGGTTAGGATGGCCTTATTGCTGCATAAACCTCCATACAATATAGTTTTGCATAATTCAACCATAAATACGCCCGATACATCATTTTACCACTGGCGCCTGGAAATCCTGCCCAGGCTGACTGTGATTGCGGGTTTTGAGTTGGGTACCGGCTTGTATATCAACCCGACTCCTCCTGAACTGGCGGCAAAATGTTTGTCTGAGTGCTAATCAAATATTTTTAATTTTTTTTCCTTAAGTGGACAAATTAAAGAGGTATAGATTTTTAGATTCCTGCGGGAGGTAAAAATATGTTCGACCGTCCACTTAAGGTTTTGATGGTTTCCTCAGAGGTAGTTCCCTTTGCCAAAACAGGCGGTTTGGCGGATGTAGCCGGTTCGCTGCCCAAGGCGCTGGCTACCGTCGGCAGCGATTGTGCCGGAAACGACGTCCGGATTGTGCTTCCCCATTACAAAGGGGTTGAAGGCGCCCGCTACCGGATGGACTTCCCCGTTCTGACCAGCGAGCGGGTTGAAACAGCAATCGTCCGGGAATCCTCCATTGAAGCCCAGTACATGGGGGAACACCGCCTTGTCCCGGTATACCTGATCGACAACCACTATTATTTTTACCGTGACAACCTGTATAACTATGACGACGACGCGGAGCGCTTCACTTTTTTTTGTCAGTCTGTCCTGGAGATGCTGCCCAGGCTTGGCTGGCAGCCGGATATTATTCACTGCAATGACTGGCAGACCGGTCCCATCCCGTTCTTTTTGAAAGTCCTTTATGCAAAGGACCCTTTTTTCAATAAAATATCCACCGTTTTTACAATCCACAATTTACAGTACCAGGGTAACTTTGAAGAAAAAACGCTCGATCTCCTGGGAGTGAGCGATGATTACTTCACGCCCGACCGGCTCGAGTTTTACGGCGGGATCAGCTTCATCAAAATGGGCCTTACCTATGCGGATGTTCTGAGCACCGTCAGCAGGACATACGCCCTGGAAATCCAGCAGCCGGAAAGCGGCGAACGCCTGGACGGGCTTTTGAGGGAGCGCTCGAGCGACCTTTACGGGATCGTCAACGGAATCAATTACCATGAGTTCAACCCGAAAACGGACCCCCGCCTGTACCGCAATTACGACCAGTATTCCATTGAAAACAAACAGGAAAATAAGATGTCCCTGCAAAAGGAACTGGGACTGCCTGTGAGAAACGTTCCGGTAATGGGGATGATTTCACGCCTGGCGCAGCAAAAAGGTTTTGATCTACTGGCCGGGATTATTGATCAATTGCTGGCTTTGGACGTGCAGCTGGCGCTGCTGGGAAGCGGAGAACCTGAATATGAAAAGATTTTCCGGGATATAAAAGACAGGTACCCTGAAAAAGCCGGCATCTATCTTGGTTTTAATCCCGTTCTAGCCCAGCGCATTTACGCCGGCGCCGATCTGTTCCTGATGCCTTCCCGCTTTGAACCCTGCGGGTTGGGCCAGCTGATCGCCATGCGCTACGGCAACACCCCGGTGGTCCGTGCAACCGGAGGGCTTGCAGACACGGTGCACGACTATAACCCCGTAACAGGTACGGGAAACGGTTTTGTCTTTTTGGAATATGACAAGAACGCTTTTTACCAGGTAATCAAGCGGGCGTTAAACCTGTACTGGCACGAACCAGCCCAGTGGCAGAAACTGGCGCGCAATGGGATGGAGCAGGATTTTTCCTGGGCTCGCTCGGCGGTTGAATATCTCCAGTTGTACTACGAGGCGATTAACCGCCATCTTTCCAGGTCCAAAATAGCCTGACTTAGACTACCGGGCCCTAAATGACTCGTAAAGATAAATTGCGAACGTGCCGAAAATAATCGCCATATAAACCCATAAATACTCGATCCTTAAGACGTGATCATAGCCGAGTGCGACCTGAATGCTTCCCCATTCAGTGAATCCGATAAGCCAGACCAGTTCTACCTTGATCCAGCTCAGCAGCGTACGGGCAAGCTGGTATTGAATTCTCATATTCTGCTCGGTTATCCGCCAGGGATAATTAAAAAGGTGTGGGTACCGGCTTAAAAAAGATATTCCTGCGCTGATTAACACGAACACAAGCAGTTGGCGGATCAGCGCTGTCTTGTCGCCCCAGGCGGCCGGGATTCCCCCGGTTCCGAACCTGGTGGGGACCTGGTCCGGCAGCGCCGCCCAGTACCTGACAAGGGTAAAAAGCATTGCCAGGATGCCTATTACATAAGCAATCTCCAGCGCATTTTCTAAAGTAGAGCGGGGGATGGAAATAGCCGGCCGGCTTCTCGGTGTGGCTTTTTTCATGGTGTCAAATTTCCTTATAAGATTTTTAATTTCTCAAATAATATATACCTGCAGGGCTGGTTTTTCAAGAGGCGCCACCCTTGTCACTTCTTTTGACAGAAAAATAATTAGTCCTTTGGAAAATTTGTCGAAACAAAGAATATAAAAAAATAAATAAGCGGATCTTTTCACCCTGGTACTGGATGTTTTAGACCTGCTCATGTTATTAACATAATAATTCGGTTCAAAGAGAGGAAATGGGTTATAACGGCGGGAGGGGGAGTTAAAAAGTCTTTAAAGTATTGCGAAAGAAATTCCGTATTTTGTCTTTGGCAATTACTTTGGCGGCAAAGGCTGTCATCGACACTGCGCACAGCATTAACTTTATAGATTTTCTCACGACCGGACCTCCTTCACAGATTAACTGTTTTTATGGTGTCCGCCGCGGGTGTTGTTTATGTATCTACACTTTGAAAACAATCTTTCATTAGGGAGGTCAACTGCCTACGTGCTTAATAATCGCTTTCTTATATTTGTACGAACTCGTTCACCCTCGGGCTCGGTCAAAACTCGGCGCCAGTGCGCCTCAAACACTTCCCCCGCTTATCCTCCGGGTTCTCTCGTTCTCTGAATTAAGGCTCAAAATCCATTTAAGTCATTGACCTCCTTTTGCCAGATGAATTTTCATACTTATTAACTGGCGATTATCTGGCGCCGCTTGAATTTCCGGCTGGCGGAAGGAAATTTTAAAATCAGTCAGAAAATAAACTATATGAAATTTGCATAGGAGGAGGCGGATAATTTGGAAAGCAGGATTGCCCGGGAATTACAAATAAAATATGAGCCCGTAGCTGTCATCTTTACTAATGAACTGCCGCCGGATGCTTTACAGTTCAAAGAAGGAAAATGGGGCTGTGTAATTGCAATGCTTACTGCCGCCGCCAAAGGCTTTGTGGATCAACTGCCTGTAACAGATATCCCCTATACCTATGTTGTTTTTAAACCTCTGTCTCTGGCGGATCCGGATAAAGAAATCCTGCAACTGGTCATCTTTTATGTAAATGCCGATCAATTGACAGCCCTGGTTGTACTGGCCAATTACGATGATCCGGACAGCAGCAGTGTTTATATACCACAGGCTTCAGGGCGCCAGAGCACCTGCCTGATTCCTTTCCATGAGTCACAGCAGGAACGGCCCCGCGCTGTAGTCGGGCTGATGGATGTCTCGGCCCGTCCGTACGTTGACCCGGGAATTTTGGCGCCCAACAAGTTCATACAGCCTTCCGCCGTTTTTAATGACTACTTCAGCCAGGCGCGCTCTGTCTTCCTTATCGCTCAACAGCGCCTTTCTCAACAGCGCCTTTCCTTTCTCTCCTGCCCAGGAAATTGAAAAACAGGCTTCTTCCAGCGCCGCATCCAGATCAGGAGTTCGCCCTCCGATTTCCACTTCCACCTCTACGGTTTTTCCGGTCAGATAGTCAATCGGTCCTTCTTCGATAATTCTCCCCTTATTGATAATAGCCACTCTGTCACAGTTCATTTCTACTTCGCTCAGCAGGTGGCTGTTTAGAAAAACTGTTTTCCTCTTCCATTTCTGTTCCAGGATGATTTCCCGGACTTCTTTGCGGCCAAGCGGGTCAAGCGCCGACGTAGGCTCGTCCAGGAAGAGAAGATCAGGATCGGTGAGCAGGGCGCTGGCCAGACCGAGGCGCTGCTGCATGCCCTTGCTGTATGTGCGCACCCGCTGTTTTTCCCTGCCTGTCAGACCTGTAATTTCCAGGACATGGGCGATCCTGGAATGCCTTGCCGAAGGATCAAGACGGCCCAAAGAGAAATGCAGGTTGAGGACTTCCAGGCCGGTAAGCCAGTCCTGGTAATGAAAGTTTTCCGGCAGAAAGTCGATCGTTACCTTCCTACTGGCCCGACTCCTTAGGCCACAAAGCTGTTTTTATGCAACCTCACCGCCGTCCGGATTATGCGCTTGGCTGACAGTTTTCCTCTAAATATAGAATAAACGAAATAGAATAACTTTCGAACCTCTTCAAGAATCCTACTCAATCTTATTTAAGAAAAAGTCAATAGTATATTTAACAACGGTTTTTCCGGCAGGGGCAAATTTATCGCTGTAGTTAAAAATGCGCAGTGAGAATCCGTCGACATGTTGTTTTCCTAAAAGGATAGTTTCTTTGTAAAAGACGATATTCAGGGGGGTCTCCTTCTCAAAGGTCCGGGAAACGCCATAGCTGACCATTACCGTTGGGTAGATCAACCGCCAGTTCTGGTATCGTATCCTTGTCTTTTCATCGACATAACGTCCGCCAAGGAGTTTAAATATTGTGCTGTATCCGTCCGCAGCGGAAACTACCGTTTCTGCTTCATATTTGCTCCCGTCGGTGAGGCGTATGCCTTTTGCCGAATTGTTTTCAACCAGGATTTCTTCCACCCTGGTATTGTAGAACACCTCTCCGCCCAGAGCTTTATAGCGGTTTTCGATGGCGCCGACGAAGTCCCGGCAGCCTCCTTCTAAAAGGGCTATCTGGTTATCCGCTAATAGGGTCAGAAGCAGGGCGACAAACCAGACGGGTACTTCCGGCATAAACAAGTTCACTATAATCTTTCGCAGCAAATCGTTCTTGATTGTACGGGCGTAATCTCCTATCGGCTGGGCGTACTTGCCGGTGAAGTACTTGAAGTACTTGCGCATCTCCCAAAACATGCTGAGCTTGTTTGAAGTGGTCATTAATTCCGGTGGGTTTTCCATAACGCCGAACATCTGCGCACCGCGCACGTCTCGGGAAATGGCGATTATTTCATCGATAACTGCCGCATCAGCAGCGGAAAGGGATTTTAACTGCTGGACAGGAGATCGAGGTCGCGGGTAAAGAGAGTTTTTCTCCGTTTTAAGGAGCCTCCTTTATGTGCTGAACGAGTACTTGCAGGGGCATACTTTATTAGGAATGCTAAAAAAGGGTAGATAATCCGGATCGGTGATTTGACAGTTTCAAACAACAGCCTGCCGCATTTAAGTTTGTTTATTTACAGGCTCCGGCTGATCTTATATACTTCGCCGCAATAAAAATCAGGCTAATAATCTGTCCTGATATTTTCTCCAGTATCTGCAAAATATCTCCAGTAGATTTTCTAAATTATCTTATGATATT
The Desulfotomaculum sp. genome window above contains:
- a CDS encoding glycogen synthase GlgA, which codes for MFDRPLKVLMVSSEVVPFAKTGGLADVAGSLPKALATVGSDCAGNDVRIVLPHYKGVEGARYRMDFPVLTSERVETAIVRESSIEAQYMGEHRLVPVYLIDNHYYFYRDNLYNYDDDAERFTFFCQSVLEMLPRLGWQPDIIHCNDWQTGPIPFFLKVLYAKDPFFNKISTVFTIHNLQYQGNFEEKTLDLLGVSDDYFTPDRLEFYGGISFIKMGLTYADVLSTVSRTYALEIQQPESGERLDGLLRERSSDLYGIVNGINYHEFNPKTDPRLYRNYDQYSIENKQENKMSLQKELGLPVRNVPVMGMISRLAQQKGFDLLAGIIDQLLALDVQLALLGSGEPEYEKIFRDIKDRYPEKAGIYLGFNPVLAQRIYAGADLFLMPSRFEPCGLGQLIAMRYGNTPVVRATGGLADTVHDYNPVTGTGNGFVFLEYDKNAFYQVIKRALNLYWHEPAQWQKLARNGMEQDFSWARSAVEYLQLYYEAINRHLSRSKIA
- a CDS encoding ADP-ribose pyrophosphatase, which gives rise to MSSEKVLSSDLVYKGKIINLKVDRVELSEGRSAVREVVEHDGAVAVVAVDSAENVLLVRQYRYPAGKELLEIPAGMVEQDEDPLSGAKRELAEETGARASSWQYLFGFYSSPGFCDEYLRVYLARELEFASQDLDEDESIELVKIPLGRVPEEIERGAIQDAKSIAGLLGAFRLLSKSTG
- the galT gene encoding galactose-1-phosphate uridylyltransferase; protein product: MPEWRKDPIVDRWVVISTERSKRPSNFKVTEEKIKGQVCSLCPGREQETPPEVMSFRKQGTQRDNPGWWVRVVPNKFPAVSAEAAPEVYSKGIYAAMDGLGAHEVVIESPDHIDNLDVEDDHQIEEILWAWRDRLLALRQDKRMKYIQVFKNFGETAGASLEHTHSQIVAIPMVPHDISLEMDGAKKYTEDTGRCIFCDMVASEIQQCERMVMQGERFVILAPFASRFPFETWILPVKHQHDFAGITKEEAVELSSMLRSLLVRMALLLHKPPYNIVLHNSTINTPDTSFYHWRLEILPRLTVIAGFELGTGLYINPTPPELAAKCLSEC
- a CDS encoding multidrug ABC transporter ATP-binding protein, yielding MDFLPENFHYQDWLTGLEVLNLHFSLGRLDPSARHSRIAHVLEITGLTGREKQRVRTYSKGMQQRLGLASALLTDPDLLFLDEPTSALDPLGRKEVREIILEQKWKRKTVFLNSHLLSEVEMNCDRVAIINKGRIIEEGPIDYLTGKTVEVEVEIGGRTPDLDAALEEACFSISWAGEKGKALLRKALLSDKEDRARLAEVVIKNGGRLYELVGRQNSRVNVRTGRDIHQPDYSAGPFLL